The Paracoccus sediminicola genome includes the window GGACTTTGCCAACAAGGTGAAGGCTTGGATCGACAAGCAGGCGCCGAAGTTCCGGCTGAACTTTTTCGTGGACGAAGTAGGCCAGTACATCGCTGAAAACGTCAAATTGATGACGAACCTGCAAACCATCGCCGAAAGCCTTAATACGAAATGCAAAGGCCAGGCTTGGGTCATCGTGACCTCACAGCAGGACATGGAAGCTATCATCGGGGACGGAAAGGCGTTTCAGTCGCAGGACTTCTCGAAGATCATGGCGCGTTTTGGCGTGAAGATGCCTCTGAACTCTGCCGACGTGGCTGAGGTCATCCAGCGCCGCCTTCTGTCGAAGACCGACGAAGGCCAGGTGCGGCTCGGCAACCTGCACGACCGCGAGGAGAACAACCTCAAGACCTTGTTTGATTTTACGGATGGGTCGATCAAGCTGAAGAACTTTGACGGGCGCGCTCATTTTGTCTCGAGCTACCCGTTCCCCCCGTATCAATACATGCTGTTCCAGATGGCGATCACGTCGCTCTCGCAGCACAACGCCTTTGAGGGAAAACACAGCTCGGTCGGCGAACGCTCGATGCTGGGTGTGTTCCAGGAGGTCGCCAAGAAGATGGCAGACCAGCCCGTGGGCGGCCTTGCCACGTTCGATCTTATGTTCGAGGGCATCCGCACCGCTCTGAAGTCCGCCGTCCAACAGTCGATCCAGATTGCCGAGAAGGAAATCCAGGACATCGACCCTTTCGCAGTCCGGGTGCTGAAAGCGCTGTTCCTTGTCAAATACGTCAAGGAGTTCAAGCCAACGGTGCGCAACATCAGCGTCCTTTTGCTCTCTGAGTTCGATACTGATCAGATCAAACAACGCCGCAAGATTGAGGAAGCGCTGTCCTTCCTCGAACGAAACACGCTTATCCAGCGCAATGGCGAGGTCTACGAGTTCCTGACAAACGAGGAAAAGGATGTCGAGGCCGAGATCAAGGCGCTCGATGTCGACCCGTCCGAACTGTCGAAGGAAATGGAGACGCTGGCATTCGACACGATCTTGCGCCATCGCAAGATCAAGCATCTGACCACCGGCAATGAATACAGCTTCAGCCGCAAACTGGACGATCACCTCTTGGGCCGGGAGCATGAGCTCTCGATTAATCTGATTAGCCCTTTCAACGACGATGTCGCCTCGCCCGAGGCTGTGCGAATGCGGAATGTGAGCCGCGAGGAACTAGCGGTCGTGTTGCAAGCTGATGTGCGGTTCATTCGTGATCTGACGCTCTTCAAGCAGACCGACAAGTTCATCCGGCAAGCCCGAGCAGGCTCGGAGCAGCCGGGGCGCGACCGCATTGTCGCGGAGAAAGGGGATCAGAACAGCCGGCGCTACAAGGACCTCGAACTGCGCTTGCGCAAGCTCATGGCAGAGGCGCGGATGTTCGTGCGCGGCGATGAGCTTGATATCGGCGGCGAAGAGCCACAAGAGCGGATCGTGAAAGGCTTCCAGGGCCTTGTCGACAAAGTCTATGTCAACCTCCCGATGTTGCGGGGGGTGACCTATTCCGAGGCCGACATTCTCAAGGCCGCAACGCCTGAAAGCGGGCTCTTTGGCGACAACGGCGAAGGTTTGACCGAGGCCGAGCAGGACGTGTTGAACTACGTCCAGTCTCAGGCCCGGATCGGCGTGAAGGTCTCCGTCAAGTACCTTACAGAACGGTTTGGTGGTAAACCTTATGGGTGGCCTGTCACCGCAGTTCTATGCCTCGCCGCAAGCCTATCCGCTAAAGGGAAGCTCGAAACTCGCTCGGACAGCATGGTGCTTGAGCGCGCCGAACTCGCGAAGGCGCTCAATAACAGCCATGCCTTGGCCAATGTCCTCCTTACTCCGCAGACCGAGTTCACCTCCGCCCAAATTCGGAAGGCGAAGGAGCTCTACAAAGAGCTGTTTGATCTCCCCACGGACGGCACCGACGCCCGCACGATTGGGGCGGAATGGCTGGAAAGCACTCGGACACTGTCGGAAGAACTGGGAAAGCTGCTGGCCCAGAAAGCCCAGTATCCGTTTGTCGTGGCGCTTGAGCCGTTGGCGGCGAAAATCTCGGCTATGGTGGGCAAACCCGCCACTTGGTACATAACTGAACCTGCGGCGCAGGAAGACGACTTGCTCGACGCCAAGGAAGACGTGCTCGACAAGGTCCGCAGTTTCATGGGCGGCGCACAGCGCGAGATCTATGACGATGCGCGCGATT containing:
- the brxC gene encoding BREX system P-loop protein BrxC; protein product: MTTALRNIFAKPVDRPIDGVIKADDEASLRIELDEYVITDEIGKRLETFLDAYNNYDTANGVWISGFFGSGKSHLLKMLALLMENREVDGTRAFDIFEEKLIDQPMLLGALRKAVSVPSKSILFNIDQKADVISKTDVDALLSVFQKVFDEACGYYGKLPHIAQFERDLDDRGQLAAFKDAYAAAAGKPWERGREQAALERKNIATAFASVTGGDPADAADILGQYRADTRVSIEDFANKVKAWIDKQAPKFRLNFFVDEVGQYIAENVKLMTNLQTIAESLNTKCKGQAWVIVTSQQDMEAIIGDGKAFQSQDFSKIMARFGVKMPLNSADVAEVIQRRLLSKTDEGQVRLGNLHDREENNLKTLFDFTDGSIKLKNFDGRAHFVSSYPFPPYQYMLFQMAITSLSQHNAFEGKHSSVGERSMLGVFQEVAKKMADQPVGGLATFDLMFEGIRTALKSAVQQSIQIAEKEIQDIDPFAVRVLKALFLVKYVKEFKPTVRNISVLLLSEFDTDQIKQRRKIEEALSFLERNTLIQRNGEVYEFLTNEEKDVEAEIKALDVDPSELSKEMETLAFDTILRHRKIKHLTTGNEYSFSRKLDDHLLGREHELSINLISPFNDDVASPEAVRMRNVSREELAVVLQADVRFIRDLTLFKQTDKFIRQARAGSEQPGRDRIVAEKGDQNSRRYKDLELRLRKLMAEARMFVRGDELDIGGEEPQERIVKGFQGLVDKVYVNLPMLRGVTYSEADILKAATPESGLFGDNGEGLTEAEQDVLNYVQSQARIGVKVSVKYLTERFGGKPYGWPVTAVLCLAASLSAKGKLETRSDSMVLERAELAKALNNSHALANVLLTPQTEFTSAQIRKAKELYKELFDLPTDGTDARTIGAEWLESTRTLSEELGKLLAQKAQYPFVVALEPLAAKISAMVGKPATWYITEPAAQEDDLLDAKEDVLDKVRSFMGGAQREIYDDARDFLRDQEANISYVDAVAGEALARTLADPACYRGTAIQSLKTELYGLKDRVELTVLEERKAVITAIDECSAKVAQTPEFQALSADDQAHIKRNIDSHKAGLDSVKMIPILRDRANGAKLDLLPRILAEVERLSRPATQPQPKPGMNEPPPAAPQPTYVNATEIKVGFAKPYLTEEADVEQYVDAMKKTLLEQIRAGKKVIV